In Thermosipho africanus Ob7, a genomic segment contains:
- a CDS encoding DsrE/DsrF/TusD sulfur relay family protein, giving the protein MKITIQVMVQPYTYQDLDTAVKIAEAALKKGHEVTIFLFCDSAIATNKHMKPVRGDRNISQLLKGLIDKGAKVEICGICMDYRGITTDMIIEGSNPSGLPELAELIYTSDRFISLMA; this is encoded by the coding sequence ATGAAAATCACAATTCAGGTTATGGTTCAACCATATACATATCAAGATTTAGATACTGCTGTAAAAATTGCAGAAGCAGCTTTAAAAAAAGGACATGAAGTTACAATATTTTTGTTCTGTGATTCTGCAATAGCAACTAATAAACATATGAAGCCTGTAAGAGGAGATAGAAATATTTCACAACTTTTAAAAGGACTTATAGATAAAGGTGCAAAAGTAGAAATTTGTGGAATTTGTATGGATTACAGGGGAATTACGACGGATATGATAATAGAAGGTTCTAATCCAAGCGGACTTCCAGAACTTGCAGAGCTCATTTACACAAGCGATAGATTTATAAGTCTTATGGCGTGA
- a CDS encoding DsrE family protein — MEKKVLFVVYQSPVGSIWVNEGFRTAFGMYGEDIEPAVMLIDAATVALSKDTKPESLGLLSIKIVQRFIKRYKTPVYAVKEDLEKYNVKNVDEEYGAQFINKDELSDFFHQYDLVIFM, encoded by the coding sequence ATGGAAAAAAAGGTTTTATTTGTTGTATATCAATCTCCAGTTGGTTCAATATGGGTAAATGAAGGATTTAGAACAGCATTTGGAATGTACGGTGAAGATATTGAACCTGCTGTAATGTTAATTGATGCTGCTACAGTTGCATTATCAAAGGATACGAAACCAGAATCTTTGGGACTTCTTTCAATAAAGATAGTTCAAAGATTTATAAAGAGATACAAGACCCCCGTATACGCCGTTAAAGAAGATTTAGAAAAGTACAATGTTAAAAATGTAGATGAAGAGTATGGTGCACAATTTATAAATAAAGATGAATTGTCTGATTTCTTCCATCAATATGATTTGGTTATTTTTATGTGA
- the tusB gene encoding sulfurtransferase complex subunit TusB has product MALVLVKYGINHPVEKLKIESAKEDDSIVLIQDGVYWNLQDLSSLTKAKVYILKEDFLARGYKEDEAKYNLIDYDGFVELIEKEEKFIG; this is encoded by the coding sequence ATGGCTTTAGTTTTAGTTAAATATGGTATAAACCATCCTGTTGAAAAACTAAAGATTGAAAGTGCAAAGGAAGATGATTCAATAGTATTAATTCAGGATGGTGTATATTGGAATTTACAAGATTTATCATCCTTAACAAAGGCAAAGGTTTATATTCTAAAGGAAGATTTTCTTGCAAGAGGCTACAAAGAAGATGAGGCAAAATACAATTTGATAGATTACGATGGCTTTGTAGAACTCATAGAAAAGGAAGAAAAATTTAT